A single genomic interval of Acidovorax sp. 1608163 harbors:
- a CDS encoding ABC transporter substrate-binding protein, with translation MKPSLPWLRTSLTLALLAWGTCQAQILIGQTVGVTGSAAATVQEASQGASLYLDHVNAKGGVGGQKIELLTLDDKFDTKLTLDNARVLIEQKGVLGLFMTRGTPHTQGILPLLEQHGVPLVGPSTGAIALHKPVHKYVFNVRAPYQHEVEKAISHLNTLGIKRIGVVHVDDTFGSDALAGAMSGFKANQLEALFVEKFDRTKPDFTALAPRVAQKQPQAVVFVGTGAAVVDGIKALRGAGVTGQIVTLSNNASGGFIKALGDSARGVVVTQVLPSERSLNYPLVKEAMDLAKAKNIADLTPAMLEGFVSAKVLVEGIKRAGPKPDRAKLQAGLESIKKLDLGGLELSYSATDHSGLDFADLAIIGADGKFKR, from the coding sequence ATGAAGCCATCCCTTCCATGGTTGCGCACTAGCCTGACGCTGGCCCTGCTGGCCTGGGGCACCTGCCAGGCCCAGATCCTGATTGGGCAGACGGTGGGGGTCACCGGATCGGCCGCTGCCACCGTGCAAGAGGCATCCCAAGGTGCCTCGCTGTACCTGGACCATGTCAACGCCAAGGGCGGCGTGGGCGGGCAGAAGATTGAGCTGCTGACGCTCGACGACAAATTCGACACCAAGTTGACGCTGGACAACGCACGGGTGCTGATCGAGCAAAAGGGCGTGCTGGGTCTGTTCATGACCCGGGGCACCCCCCACACGCAGGGCATATTGCCGCTGCTGGAGCAGCATGGCGTACCCCTGGTGGGCCCATCGACCGGGGCCATTGCCCTGCACAAGCCTGTGCACAAGTACGTGTTCAACGTGCGCGCGCCCTACCAGCACGAGGTGGAAAAGGCGATCTCCCACCTGAACACCTTGGGCATCAAGCGCATTGGCGTGGTGCACGTGGACGACACCTTCGGCTCGGACGCCCTAGCGGGCGCCATGTCGGGCTTCAAGGCCAACCAGCTGGAAGCCCTGTTTGTGGAGAAGTTCGACCGCACCAAACCCGACTTCACGGCACTGGCACCGCGCGTGGCACAAAAGCAGCCCCAAGCCGTGGTGTTTGTGGGCACCGGGGCGGCGGTGGTGGATGGCATCAAGGCGCTGCGCGGCGCGGGCGTTACCGGGCAGATCGTGACCTTGTCCAACAACGCCTCGGGCGGCTTCATCAAGGCGCTGGGTGATAGTGCACGGGGGGTTGTGGTCACCCAGGTGCTGCCGTCAGAGCGTTCGCTCAACTACCCGCTGGTGAAGGAAGCGATGGACTTGGCCAAAGCCAAGAACATTGCAGACCTCACCCCGGCCATGCTGGAGGGCTTTGTCAGCGCCAAGGTGCTGGTCGAAGGCATCAAGCGCGCAGGCCCCAAGCCTGACCGGGCCAAGCTGCAGGCAGGCCTGGAGAGCATCAAGAAGCTGGACCTGGGTGGGCTGGAATTGTCTTACAGCGCCACCGACCATTCAGGGCTGGATTTTGCAGACCTGGCCATCATTGGCGCCGACGGCAAATTCAAACGCTGA